A region from the Lycium barbarum isolate Lr01 chromosome 8, ASM1917538v2, whole genome shotgun sequence genome encodes:
- the LOC132608112 gene encoding uncharacterized protein LOC132608112 yields MRVVDRDSRSSYDRYQPYPLDRRGNGRNNKSGKNDRRNDRGQSSRGLINRNAVDRAPGNRESPRLSEYNFCIDVATTAAAVIRNKEIRHPRPIQSDPEKRDKSLICKYHHTHGHRTEDCRQLREEVARLFNLGHLREFLSEREKIHFKNLDSNKQDRPEEPQQVIYMFMGGTDVPIGPVVKRTKISITREKCIRNDDPDGPITFNDEDMEGIAQPHNDALVISILVNKFSIKRMLIDPGSSANIIRWRVIEQLGLLDQIVPAIRVLNGFNIACETTKGEITLPINMAGIAQHIKFYVIEGDMGYSALLGRPWIHLMRAVPSTMHQVLKFPTPEGIKTICGE; encoded by the coding sequence ATGAGAGTGGTAGATCGGGATTCCAGATCGTCATATGACAGGTACCAGCCTTACCCACTCGATCGAAGGGGAAACGGGCGCAACAACAAATCGGGAAAGAATGATAGGAGGAATGATCGAGGCCAAAGTAGCCGTGGATTGATAAATAGAAATGCTGTCGATAGAGCCCCAGGAAACAGAGAATCTCCAAGGTTATCCGAGTATAACTTTTGCATCGATGTAGCAACCACAGCAGCGGCCGTTATCCGAAATAAAGAAATAAGGCATCCAAGGCCAATCCAATCTGATCCAGAGAAGCGGGATAAAAGTCTTATTTGTAAATATCATCATACTCACGGCCATCGGACCGAGGATTGTCGACAGCTGAGAGAGGAAGTCGCTCGTCTGTTCAATTTAGGACATCTTCGAGAATTCCTAAGTGAACGAGAAAAAATCCATTTCAAGAACCTGGACTCCAACAAGCAGGATAGGCCGGAAGAGCCTCAGCAAGTGATATACATGTTCATGGGAGGAACTGACGTTCCCATCGGGCCGGTTGTGAAACGCACCAAAATTTCCATAACGAGGGAAAAGTGTATCCGGAATGATGACCCCGATGGTCCCATCACGTTCAATGACGAGGACATGGAAGGCATCGCCCAGCCGCATAACGACGCACTGGTAATATCTATCCTAGTCAATAAATTTAGTATTAAACGTATgctaattgatccaggtagctcggctaatatcatccgatggagagtcatcGAACAGCTGGGACTACTAGATCAGATCGTGCCGGCAATACGGGTCCTCAACGGATTCAACATAGCATGCGAAACGACGAAGGGTGAGATCACTTTACCAATCAATATGGCAGGAATTGCGCAGCATATAaaattttatgtgatagaggGAGACATGGGATATAGTGCATTGCTGGGCAGACCGTGGATTCACCTCATGAGGGCGGTTCCCTCGACTATGCATCAGGTATTGAAATTCCCGACCCCAGAAGGTATCAAAACCATCTGTGGTGAATAA